A single Inediibacterium massiliense DNA region contains:
- a CDS encoding xanthine/uracil/vitamin C permease has translation MIKTEKRLTWFNRGDIGGLTYILTNNIVNYIIVIATLSGVLGWPDKIVYGRVIPGMSMGLLVSCLYYAYTAYKLSKKEGRTDVTALPSGVSTPAMFVILYGVIMPLHYSINDPELAWSAAVAACFIGGVIEFCGGFIGPWLKKRIPRAALLGTVAGIGFIWMATQGVFDLFGDPIIGLPVLLVGMIGVFGGYLFPKRIPPFAVAIVGGIVYALAIGRTHIDFSGIGFYVPNPVNSIEALINGFAIVIPYLTIIIPIEIYNFIETMDNVEAANAAGDNYSVRDTQFADGICTMISALFGGVVPNTVWLGHAGLKKAGANIGFSWVGGILLAIAGVFGLFTFFSALIPPAIAAITYLWCSIVMLSQAFRVCDEKHYAGIGIAMVPPIADFLFTQVTGAVGLSDIWTETLSSGVVGYGTEVTQRLAASGVMWNGVAEVKAGAIIIGILLGTLTVFIIDRQLDKAGLTALAGAVLSLFGFIHSASLGIFFKSTFMIGYLIMAAICFILHLGKGKWFDVPDDFDYV, from the coding sequence ATGATAAAAACTGAAAAGAGGTTGACATGGTTTAACAGAGGAGATATAGGTGGACTTACGTATATTCTTACAAACAATATTGTAAATTATATTATTGTAATCGCTACTCTTTCAGGAGTGTTAGGCTGGCCTGATAAAATTGTCTATGGACGAGTAATTCCAGGTATGTCTATGGGACTTTTAGTAAGTTGTTTATATTATGCATATACGGCCTACAAATTATCTAAAAAAGAAGGAAGAACAGATGTGACAGCATTGCCATCTGGTGTATCTACACCTGCTATGTTTGTTATTTTATATGGGGTGATTATGCCGCTTCATTATTCTATTAATGATCCAGAACTTGCATGGTCTGCTGCTGTTGCAGCATGCTTTATAGGAGGAGTAATTGAGTTTTGCGGTGGTTTTATCGGACCGTGGCTAAAAAAGAGAATTCCACGAGCAGCTCTTTTAGGAACAGTAGCAGGAATTGGTTTTATTTGGATGGCTACTCAAGGTGTATTTGATTTATTTGGAGATCCAATTATAGGACTTCCCGTTTTATTAGTAGGGATGATTGGTGTTTTTGGAGGATATTTGTTTCCTAAAAGAATTCCACCCTTTGCTGTAGCTATTGTAGGAGGAATTGTTTATGCGTTAGCCATTGGACGTACTCATATTGACTTCTCAGGTATTGGTTTTTATGTACCCAATCCTGTTAATTCTATAGAGGCTCTTATAAATGGCTTTGCTATAGTGATACCTTATTTAACGATTATTATTCCTATTGAAATTTATAATTTTATTGAAACCATGGATAATGTAGAAGCAGCAAATGCTGCAGGAGATAACTATAGTGTAAGAGATACACAATTTGCAGACGGTATATGTACGATGATTTCTGCTTTGTTTGGTGGAGTTGTACCAAATACGGTTTGGCTTGGACATGCAGGGCTAAAAAAAGCAGGAGCCAATATAGGCTTTTCATGGGTAGGTGGAATTTTACTTGCCATTGCAGGAGTTTTTGGACTCTTTACATTCTTTAGCGCCTTAATTCCACCGGCTATTGCAGCAATTACATATTTATGGTGTTCGATTGTTATGCTATCTCAAGCATTTAGAGTGTGTGATGAAAAACATTATGCTGGAATTGGTATAGCCATGGTTCCACCTATTGCAGACTTTTTATTTACGCAAGTTACTGGAGCAGTAGGTCTTTCAGATATATGGACTGAGACGCTATCTTCAGGGGTTGTAGGTTATGGTACAGAAGTAACCCAAAGATTAGCAGCTTCGGGAGTCATGTGGAATGGAGTTGCAGAAGTGAAGGCAGGGGCTATTATTATAGGCATCCTTCTTGGGACTTTGACTGTTTTTATCATTGATAGACAGTTAGACAAGGCTGGACTTACAGCCTTAGCAGGAGCTGTTCTTTCGTTATTTGGATTTATTCATAGTGCATCTTTAGGTATATTTTTTAAATCTACATTTATGATAGGTTACTTGATAATGGCGGCCATTTGTTTTATCCTTCATTTAGGAAAAGGTAAATGGTTTGATGTACCAGATGATTTTGATTATGTATAA
- the ade gene encoding adenine deaminase, translating into MEKKQLKKLIDIAAGRIPADLVIKNCKVVDVYNASIVEGDIALCEGLIAGVGKYEGVKEIDAKGQYAAPGFIDSHIHVESSYVSPEELGRLIVPHGTTTIIADPHEITNVCGLKGVNYMIEASKGTALDIQWMLPSCVPATPFEHSGASIHAQDMKDSIKHEKILGLGEFMDFPGVIGAEDGVLDKLLVAKNEKKLIDGHSPGVSGKDLNAYAAARIHTDHECATVEEMHDRISRGMYVLLRQGSACHNLKELLKGVTPLNSRRCILCADDCQPKTILSVGHLDHHLRMCIEEVDPIIGIQMASLNAAECFGLEDRGAIVPGLRADIVLIDDLKDFNVQRVFIKGQEVATKGEYILPITYHDISQTKGSFHVKDFSKEKLRLKINSEKAHVIKILPGGVVTSKEIEVIKRDEKDEFVYDSNIDIAKVAVVERHQNTGNVALGLLKDYGIKEGAIALSVAHDSHNIIVVGVNDTDMAFAVDKLIEQGGGIVLVKDEKILENMPMPIAGLMSDQKGEWVDEKLTNIHKVAYDILKVNLDVEPVMTLCFMSLAVIPEIKLTDMGLFDVIKFEFIDIEA; encoded by the coding sequence ATGGAAAAAAAACAATTAAAAAAGCTTATAGATATTGCAGCAGGAAGAATACCAGCAGATTTAGTGATCAAGAACTGTAAAGTAGTAGATGTATATAATGCATCCATTGTTGAAGGGGATATTGCTTTATGTGAAGGATTGATTGCAGGTGTTGGAAAATATGAAGGGGTTAAGGAAATAGATGCAAAGGGACAATATGCAGCACCAGGCTTTATTGATAGTCATATTCATGTGGAATCTTCTTATGTGAGTCCTGAGGAGCTAGGAAGACTCATTGTTCCTCATGGGACAACTACAATTATTGCAGATCCTCATGAAATCACTAATGTATGTGGTCTTAAGGGAGTAAATTATATGATAGAAGCATCTAAAGGCACTGCTTTAGATATTCAATGGATGTTACCCTCTTGTGTACCTGCAACACCTTTTGAACATTCAGGAGCATCTATTCATGCGCAAGATATGAAAGATTCTATCAAGCATGAAAAAATTCTTGGATTAGGAGAATTTATGGATTTTCCAGGAGTAATCGGTGCAGAAGATGGTGTATTAGATAAATTGTTAGTGGCAAAAAATGAAAAAAAATTAATCGATGGACATAGTCCAGGCGTATCAGGAAAGGATTTGAATGCTTATGCAGCAGCTAGAATCCATACAGATCATGAATGTGCTACGGTAGAGGAAATGCATGATAGGATTTCTAGAGGGATGTATGTATTGCTTCGTCAAGGATCAGCTTGTCATAATCTGAAAGAATTACTCAAAGGAGTAACTCCACTAAATAGTAGACGTTGTATCCTTTGTGCAGATGATTGCCAGCCAAAGACGATTTTAAGCGTAGGGCATTTAGATCATCACTTGCGCATGTGTATAGAAGAAGTTGATCCGATTATTGGGATTCAAATGGCTAGTTTAAATGCAGCTGAATGTTTTGGGTTAGAGGACCGAGGTGCTATTGTACCAGGATTAAGAGCAGATATAGTATTGATAGATGATCTTAAGGATTTTAATGTGCAAAGAGTATTTATTAAAGGACAAGAAGTAGCAACAAAGGGTGAGTATATATTACCTATTACTTATCATGATATATCTCAAACAAAGGGAAGCTTTCATGTAAAGGATTTTTCTAAAGAAAAATTAAGACTAAAGATTAATTCTGAGAAAGCCCATGTGATTAAGATTCTACCAGGTGGTGTAGTTACCAGTAAAGAAATAGAAGTCATCAAACGAGATGAAAAAGATGAATTTGTATATGATTCAAATATAGATATTGCTAAGGTAGCAGTAGTTGAGCGTCATCAAAACACGGGCAATGTAGCTTTGGGATTATTAAAGGATTATGGGATAAAAGAAGGAGCTATTGCACTTTCAGTAGCTCACGATTCTCACAATATTATTGTAGTAGGTGTAAATGATACAGATATGGCATTTGCAGTAGACAAGCTAATTGAACAAGGTGGAGGCATTGTACTTGTAAAGGATGAAAAAATATTAGAAAATATGCCTATGCCAATAGCAGGTCTCATGAGTGATCAAAAAGGTGAGTGGGTAGATGAAAAGCTTACAAATATTCATAAGGTAGCTTACGATATTCTTAAGGTAAACCTAGATGTTGAACCTGTAATGACACTTTGTTTTATGTCTTTAGCAGTTATTCCAGAGATCAAGCTGACAGATATGGGACTATTTGATGTAATAAAATTCGAATTTATAGATATTGAAGCATAA
- a CDS encoding adenine deaminase, with product MKKNKENLKKLIRAGRSIIPADTVVLHGNLVNVMSSEIYQGDVAIYEDTIVAIGDVADYIGPNTQTIDATGKYLVPGLIDGHIHSECSKLSMTSFAKAVVPCGTTSIISGLDEYISVSGLEGLKEVFQEVKKSPLKVFWGAPYKTPYTFPQSTVSFNFNEEVHSVVQQWPECFGVWETVRESVQVEDEDTLGAIEQANKNRLPIFGCAPMARGKELNGYLCAGIRLDHESYDHEEVVEKMRNGMHMLIRESSVTHFLKENIRAVTEVNPALARRVSFCTDDVTATDILEKGHLDNVVRLAIAEGVEPMTAIQMATINSAEAYRIDHLVGSITPGKIADILLVDSPKTFRVDGVITNGRLVAQNGKLTYNLEAPARSSVLSSALKCAKTTKEDFEYKVDIKNGQAKVLSMDVKGPFVRKRKDATLQVKDFVVLPDTQKDVLMVSVLERFGRNGNKSLAFCSGWNLKKGAMASSAAPDDNNIIVMGADASDMSIAVNHLIENGGGQVVVADGKIVEFLSLPVGGIASDLDAAEIAYREKLLTKAANQLGCNLPEPLMYMFFLPITAIPDYAITDVGPVDCIALTTFDPIIELIEDK from the coding sequence ATGAAAAAAAACAAGGAAAACTTAAAAAAACTGATTCGTGCGGGTAGAAGTATTATACCAGCAGATACTGTTGTTCTTCATGGGAATTTAGTCAATGTGATGTCTAGTGAAATTTATCAAGGAGATGTGGCCATTTACGAAGATACAATCGTAGCCATTGGAGATGTAGCGGATTATATAGGTCCAAACACTCAAACAATTGATGCTACAGGAAAATATTTGGTACCAGGTTTGATTGATGGACACATACATAGTGAATGTAGCAAGCTAAGCATGACAAGCTTTGCTAAAGCTGTAGTACCTTGTGGAACAACAAGTATTATTTCAGGTTTAGATGAGTATATTTCCGTTTCTGGACTAGAAGGTTTGAAGGAAGTTTTTCAAGAAGTAAAGAAAAGTCCACTAAAAGTTTTTTGGGGTGCACCCTATAAAACACCTTATACATTTCCACAATCTACTGTTTCCTTTAATTTTAATGAAGAAGTTCATTCAGTAGTACAACAATGGCCAGAATGTTTTGGTGTTTGGGAAACTGTAAGAGAATCTGTACAAGTAGAAGATGAAGATACATTAGGAGCAATTGAACAAGCTAATAAGAATCGACTTCCTATATTTGGATGTGCACCCATGGCAAGAGGCAAAGAGTTAAATGGTTATCTCTGTGCAGGTATAAGATTAGATCATGAAAGCTACGATCATGAAGAAGTGGTAGAAAAGATGCGTAATGGAATGCATATGTTGATTAGAGAGTCATCTGTTACACATTTTCTTAAGGAGAATATAAGAGCTGTTACAGAAGTGAATCCTGCTCTCGCACGACGTGTAAGTTTTTGTACAGATGATGTAACAGCAACAGATATATTAGAAAAGGGACATTTAGATAATGTTGTTCGCTTGGCCATTGCAGAAGGGGTAGAACCTATGACAGCTATCCAGATGGCTACAATTAATAGTGCAGAAGCTTATAGAATAGATCATTTGGTAGGTTCTATTACACCAGGAAAAATAGCAGATATTCTTTTAGTAGATAGTCCAAAAACTTTCCGTGTAGATGGAGTCATTACAAATGGTCGTCTTGTTGCACAAAATGGAAAGCTTACATATAATCTAGAGGCACCAGCAAGAAGCAGTGTTCTTAGCAGTGCGTTAAAATGTGCTAAGACAACAAAAGAGGACTTTGAGTATAAGGTAGACATAAAAAATGGACAAGCCAAGGTTTTATCTATGGATGTAAAAGGTCCTTTTGTACGTAAAAGAAAAGATGCAACCCTTCAGGTAAAAGATTTTGTTGTATTACCAGATACACAGAAAGATGTGCTGATGGTTTCAGTTCTTGAACGTTTTGGTCGTAATGGAAACAAATCTTTAGCATTTTGTTCAGGATGGAATCTAAAAAAAGGTGCAATGGCATCATCAGCAGCACCAGATGATAATAATATCATTGTCATGGGAGCAGATGCTTCAGATATGTCTATAGCAGTAAATCATCTTATAGAAAATGGAGGAGGACAAGTAGTTGTTGCAGACGGTAAGATTGTAGAATTTCTTTCATTGCCTGTAGGAGGTATTGCCAGTGACTTAGATGCAGCAGAAATAGCTTATCGTGAAAAATTATTGACAAAGGCAGCCAATCAACTCGGTTGTAATTTACCAGAGCCTCTTATGTATATGTTTTTCTTACCCATTACAGCAATTCCTGACTATGCGATTACAGATGTAGGACCTGTTGATTGTATAGCATTAACTACATTTGATCCAATTATTGAATTGATAGAAGATAAATAG
- a CDS encoding CrcB family protein yields MKKEKSSDLKKNDQKALLNVIIAGLIGAILGIVAYTNNWLG; encoded by the coding sequence ATGAAAAAAGAGAAATCTTCTGATTTAAAAAAGAATGATCAAAAAGCTCTTCTAAATGTTATAATTGCTGGATTGATTGGTGCTATATTGGGAATCGTGGCTTATACAAATAATTGGTTGGGTTAA
- a CDS encoding SAM-dependent methyltransferase yields MGVEKFFMDQFFKRLSNETFTVEYWDQDRRKYGKDESKFTIVFHKAISKKKILEDSYLAFGEAYMDGDIDFLGNIREVLEAVYKNKQSFLNESKIIKRMRKDVGTSISQQKKDIHYHYDLGNDFYKLWLDETMSYSCGYFKTEEDSLYEAQMNKIHYILKKLQLKKGQRLLDIGSGWGWLIIEAAKKYGVEALGITLSEEQYKKTKERIKKENLEQLVDVKLMDYRELVESKEKFHRVVSVGMIEHVGRANLDTYMKAVYRLLRNEGISLLHCITGQIESEVNNWIKKYIFPGGYIPSIRELVWMMPNYNLHLIDMESLRLHYFKTLKHWAKNFEENIDQVRNMYDERFIRMWRMYLNGCAASFHHGSIDVHQFLFTKGLNNQIPITRECLYK; encoded by the coding sequence ATGGGTGTAGAAAAATTTTTTATGGATCAATTTTTTAAAAGATTATCTAATGAAACATTTACAGTAGAATATTGGGATCAAGATAGACGAAAATATGGAAAAGATGAATCTAAATTTACAATTGTGTTTCACAAAGCTATTTCTAAGAAAAAGATTTTAGAGGATTCTTATTTAGCTTTTGGAGAGGCGTATATGGATGGAGATATTGATTTTTTAGGAAATATAAGAGAAGTATTAGAAGCTGTTTATAAAAATAAACAAAGTTTTTTGAATGAATCAAAAATTATAAAGAGAATGCGTAAAGATGTAGGGACTTCTATATCTCAACAAAAGAAGGATATTCATTATCATTATGATCTAGGAAATGATTTTTACAAGCTATGGCTTGATGAAACCATGAGTTATTCTTGTGGGTATTTTAAGACAGAAGAGGATTCTTTATATGAAGCTCAAATGAATAAAATTCATTATATACTAAAGAAATTACAATTGAAAAAAGGTCAAAGATTGTTGGATATAGGCAGTGGATGGGGATGGCTTATTATAGAGGCTGCTAAAAAGTATGGTGTAGAAGCGTTAGGTATTACTTTAAGTGAAGAACAATATAAAAAAACAAAAGAGAGAATAAAGAAAGAAAATCTGGAACAATTAGTAGATGTAAAGCTTATGGATTATAGAGAATTGGTAGAGTCCAAAGAGAAATTCCATAGAGTTGTGAGTGTAGGAATGATTGAACATGTTGGGAGAGCAAATCTAGATACATATATGAAAGCTGTGTATAGACTTCTTAGAAATGAAGGAATTTCTTTGCTACATTGTATAACAGGACAAATAGAAAGCGAAGTAAATAATTGGATTAAAAAATATATATTCCCTGGTGGATATATTCCTTCTATAAGAGAATTAGTATGGATGATGCCTAATTATAATCTTCATCTGATTGATATGGAAAGTTTAAGATTACATTATTTTAAGACACTTAAGCATTGGGCAAAAAATTTTGAAGAAAATATAGACCAAGTACGAAATATGTATGATGAAAGATTTATCAGAATGTGGAGGATGTATCTAAATGGGTGCGCTGCATCTTTTCATCATGGAAGTATAGATGTACATCAATTTTTATTTACTAAGGGTTTGAATAATCAGATACCTATTACAAGAGAGTGTTTATATAAATAA